From the Marinomonas sp. THO17 genome, one window contains:
- a CDS encoding TRAP transporter small permease subunit: MTGIFVSLKIEQLSRTVGKVGSLFLPLLILTILLNVVLRYVFNIGLVELEEVQWHLNAIVVMSCLAYTYQSDEHVRVDLIRNRLSPKKLAIVEILGIVFLLLPFVYLVAWHAWGNAAYSWSLREGSPMPSGLPARYIIKAIMALGLSLLALQAFAMLIKSLSILFSNGHSDAKDQV; the protein is encoded by the coding sequence ATGACAGGTATTTTTGTGTCACTCAAAATTGAGCAGTTATCTCGTACGGTTGGTAAAGTCGGATCGTTATTTCTTCCTTTACTCATTCTCACCATATTGCTCAATGTCGTTTTACGCTATGTATTTAATATAGGCTTAGTAGAACTAGAAGAAGTACAGTGGCACTTAAATGCCATTGTGGTCATGTCCTGCTTAGCATATACCTACCAATCAGATGAGCATGTTCGTGTTGACCTAATTCGTAACCGCCTCAGTCCAAAAAAACTAGCCATTGTTGAAATACTCGGCATTGTCTTTTTGTTACTCCCTTTTGTGTATTTGGTTGCTTGGCACGCTTGGGGCAACGCCGCCTATTCCTGGTCATTAAGAGAAGGTTCACCTATGCCATCAGGTTTACCTGCCCGATATATTATTAAAGCCATCATGGCGCTTGGCCTAAGTTTACTAGCACTACAAGCCTTCGCCATGTTGATAAAAAGCCTTTCTATTCTCTTTTCAAATGGCCATTCCGACGCAAAAGATCAGGTATAA
- a CDS encoding TRAP transporter large permease subunit, with product MSALFVFLLFASFMLILFSGYPVAFVLGGVGVLFAVLGSFLADFGYYDVAELRSISFVANRLFATISSYSLIPMSMFIFMGYMLDRSGIAERLIIAMRKIFGNTPGGLAIAVVIIGVVLAASTGIIGASVVLLSTIALPTMFQAGYARWISAGTVGATGCLGILVPPSIMLVVMGDQLRIPVGDLFMGAIIPGLLLASCFIIFLLVFALLFPKAMPAFQSAQESKLSTLAVVKEIFFALLAPLALVIAVLGSIIAGIASPTEASGIGAAGATLLAVSSGKLNWEDLRQVCYKTGRSVAFLYALIFGASCFSVVLRGYGGDEVIESALHALPLSPEGILFLVIFLVFLLGFFLDWMEIVLIIAPLVMPILINFGFDPVWVAILMALCLQTSFLTPPVGMALFYTQSAAPSLRMREIYKGAIPFVSLQLLVLLIVAWHPFLVTWLLDR from the coding sequence ATGAGCGCTTTATTCGTTTTTTTATTGTTTGCAAGCTTTATGCTTATTCTTTTCTCAGGGTATCCTGTTGCTTTTGTACTTGGCGGCGTGGGCGTTTTATTTGCCGTTTTGGGCAGCTTTCTCGCGGATTTTGGGTATTATGATGTTGCAGAGTTAAGAAGCATTTCCTTTGTGGCTAACCGTCTGTTTGCCACCATCTCCAGCTACTCATTGATTCCCATGTCGATGTTTATCTTTATGGGCTACATGTTAGATCGTTCGGGCATTGCTGAGCGCTTAATCATTGCTATGCGTAAAATATTCGGCAATACACCGGGAGGCCTTGCCATAGCTGTGGTCATTATCGGTGTTGTTTTAGCCGCTTCGACAGGCATTATTGGCGCTTCCGTTGTTCTGCTATCCACCATTGCTTTACCCACCATGTTTCAAGCTGGCTATGCACGTTGGATAAGCGCAGGAACGGTAGGAGCAACAGGTTGTCTAGGGATACTCGTGCCGCCATCAATTATGTTGGTTGTCATGGGCGATCAATTGCGCATTCCCGTTGGGGACTTGTTTATGGGTGCCATCATACCGGGGCTATTATTAGCCAGCTGCTTTATTATATTTTTGTTAGTCTTTGCTCTACTCTTCCCCAAAGCCATGCCAGCTTTTCAGTCAGCACAAGAAAGCAAGCTGTCAACTTTGGCGGTCGTCAAAGAAATTTTCTTCGCTTTGCTCGCGCCTTTGGCATTGGTAATTGCTGTTCTTGGCTCCATCATTGCTGGCATTGCATCACCTACCGAAGCGTCAGGCATAGGCGCTGCCGGTGCGACACTCCTAGCAGTGAGTTCAGGAAAACTTAACTGGGAAGACTTGCGACAAGTATGTTACAAAACAGGTCGATCCGTCGCCTTTTTATACGCTCTCATCTTTGGCGCATCATGTTTTTCCGTTGTATTAAGAGGTTATGGCGGGGATGAAGTCATCGAAAGCGCGTTGCATGCCTTACCATTAAGTCCCGAAGGTATTCTCTTCTTGGTGATTTTTTTAGTGTTTTTACTCGGTTTTTTCTTAGACTGGATGGAAATCGTATTAATTATTGCGCCATTGGTCATGCCAATTTTGATTAACTTTGGCTTTGACCCAGTTTGGGTTGCGATACTGATGGCGCTTTGTCTGCAAACCTCCTTCCTCACCCCCCCAGTTGGCATGGCACTATTTTATACCCAAAGTGCAGCGCCCTCTTTGCGTATGAGAGAAATTTACAAAGGAGCCATTCCTTTTGTCAGTTTACAGCTCCTGGT